The sequence GTTGTTGTACTTAAGATACTTCATAGGTGACTACAAgcatatttttcaaacaagtaaaagattaaaaaaaacaatcaatatATAGTCATTATTATACAAAGTTAAAAGAGCTCACCGGCCGAGAAAAGTTTATTACAAGTGGAGCCAAGAATGACAGCCCCATAGCACAATTACATGCAATTACAAAGTTGAAGACCATAAGcttaaagcaaacaaaaacatatacaatgtaaataataaatctaaagatatatatattgaggGGGTGGGGTTTGGGTGAGGTCAGGGGGGGCAAATGCCCCCTCtcgaccccccccccccctagcTCCGCCCCTAGTCAGAAGATTGGTTTTTACCAAGTAAGTTGGGTACTTAACACTTTCCCACCTTATAACTTAGCCTTTAAACTTAAATCAAGGGTTTTAGATTAGTTCCTACCCAtgtaatttttgtctttttaaaatAGAACTAGGATCAAAgccatgcaatttttttcttaaattgtatCTAGAACTAAAGACATGTAattttatatagttatttttaaCAAGATTTATACTTTTATCATGAAAACTCAATAATCTAAATGATAGTGTAAAACTACTAGAgcatgtttagacccccaattttaatTACGGCTTGATTAATTTTAATCTAAACACACGTAATGTGGAATATACATAATtagcaaattaattaatcaaatcattCAACAATTGCATGGATAAACAAATAGGTTCAAGGCAAATATGTAAAGGGTAGTAGGGAAAAGGATAGCAAACCCAAGATAGCACGTCGaggtgttatcgaagaggaaaatCAAAGAACTCGGCGTAAAAATCTCTCCGCGACCCTCCAAGCCGAAATGATCCATTAGTAAATAAATTGGAGTACAAGGATAccaaaaagaccctccaagcctaatctacccaaagtacttaagccctccaagctctagCTACCAATGGACTTCACTAAGTCATGTCTTTACTTGCTTCCCGGATCCTGCAATACTGCAAGATTGCACTGCCAAGCCTCACCGCCTTATTTTGACTAAAACTCAATACTTCCCATGCTCCAAAACACTCTACACTCTAAatgggtgtgggttgtgtttgagtacaaatctcctctcaaggtatgacaataaGAAAGGGGAAGGAAAAGAGACTAGCAAGGAATTCTCACTTAAGGATAGTAGCTCTCTCTAAAATGGTGGGTGTTATAGAAACCTCtctctagggttttcttttgaATGGTCTCCTTACAATTTTCTGGgaaatgagagtatatatagtatgggtgaaagGTATAAGATTCACACTTAAAATCGTAGCAATCAATGCATCTCACGGGTCATCTCGCAAGTTGGCCAAGTCGCGAGATTACTCACGAGATACGCTAACTCTTCAGCTTCCGGCATATACTCCTTATGCGACCTTCAATTGTCTTGATCAAATTTTCACCACTTAAGACTAAACTTATTACAATTAAAtcccaaaaaatacaaagaaataaattaatgaaattacaacactttttgtcacggaataaagccaacataaatgtTAGGTAAAAATCATAACTTAACATATAGTATCAACAATAATGACTCTTTTCATATggtgttcttttttcttttttcttttttacatataaataaaataagtggtGATTCCATGTATAACCCTTAATCTAgggataaatataattatttgaaCTGCTATTTTGAGGAGCATCAACATGATCTCACCAATTCAGGTCGGTTTGGCTAGAAAGGAACCACCAAACCGAAGTCGAGGCCTCTCACATGGGGTTACAACATAACTCTCATTATTTGAAGTTCCATTAAAGTTTAAATATTATGtcacccttaaaaaaaaaaaaaaaaaagtttaaagatTATGAATCATAATTACTATTTCTCATCAATCTTAACTTTTGATCAAAATGATAGTTTAATTTTGACATTGGACCATGTACTAGTTAtacttattcttattcttattcttggtattaaagaaaagaaagtttgTGGATTCTGTAACATGGTGCACATTGGAAAAGAACTCTAAAACAAGGACGGGGCAGGACCAATGAGAATTCTCTAGCAGAATGTGCATACGACGATGGCCATTACAATCACTAAGTGCCTTGGCGATGTTGGCATTCCCTAAACCTATTACCATCAAAATGAGAAGAAGATGCACTAGTCTGAGATCTCTTGGGGTCGACCATGATCCtgaaacaaattgaaatcaaatgcAAAGGATCATCAACATAAGACTTAATGGAATGAGTGTGTGCATGAGGCTTCCTATGGATACATGCATCTAGCCCAATAACAATGTAACAAAGTCAATCATGTCACTTGGACAATAATTTCACTCTCTCAGGAAGTAAGagcttatttttcaaaaagtttcatcaaaaaattaataataaaaatgaaatattatataataaattttatgttcTACATTATAATTGTGTTAAATAGACCTCaattcttcttctatttttcaccatttttttacattatttatttatttacatatttattttatggaaaacaataaatttggtACATTATAAGAATATAAGTTTTAAgtacattaaaattattaataaagttttttttttcaaaatgaaactCTATTATCAAATTTCTAGAAGTTTGCAAATTATTATTCCAATTTAAATTGCTTTATTAATCTTCATAAGTTTTTGtgttaataataaaagtttggtCTCACGTGTGTCATGTATTCATTTTAATGTTTGATTTCATATTCAAATGCCCTTtatgcttcaaatttttttcattttttagccTTTTACatttgatttagtttttttgtttggtcaTTCacgaaaatgaaattttaaaacataaaatgtcACACATAAAACTAAACCGAATATAAAGAGTTAAAAtggaaattttgaaacataaatggctaaattgaaaacaaatcaaatatgaagggctaaaataaaaatttgaaacgTAAAGagtcaaaatgaaaataacccTAAACTTTAAGAACCAAAAGTACACTTagtcttaaaatattttatattgttcccattttttttttttttgttatttttttctcagaagttttattttatatttttataaatcatatatcaATTGTAGCACCAAGTGGAGAGGAGAGATTCCAACCTTGATTCCTCTCAAGAGTGTTACCATGCTTAAACACCTTTATAAAGTATATTTTCATGCAAATCGTCttacttttttaactttttattaataatcaaTTAATCATGTAATCATGTAATTTTAAGCAATAAAAGTAACGAAAATAGTATGTAACTATGGATAAAGCAGTTTTTTTCTCTAGTGGATATGGTATCTAATATCCAgttctcaattttcttttataatttttcagaaTATGGACGTGTGGATTGTGGTGGTGATTGGTTGAGAGGCTCTTAAGAAAAACAACCACCACTCGTTCCAGTCTACCAAAAACAAACAGCCAAATCCACTCACTTCTACCTCCctttccacacacacacacaaagagaatcaaaatggaaaaaagaaagaaatccaATTCAAAATGTACAGTCTTCCATTCCTATTCCACCACCTAACCCTTCACCAAACTCCATGGCCAAGAATCTACCTGAATAATAAAACCTTCCATAAAATTCCACTCTCTCATCCACTTATCTTTTGAGAAATGACTCCCTCTTATTGCTTATCTTCAACTAGAAACACTACTACATCTGGAGGAGCAGCATTCTTTCTGCATAATTCTCATCTCTACCTTCCCAAACATCGGTCTCTCTTGGTTCCCAATCATGAAACCCAACTCCCCAAGAGGGAGACTTTATTTCTCAAGCCTCAAGTACTATCACCCAAGTCTTGTTTTCCCACCTTGAGGCTAAAAAACTCTAAATTCATACACCCTTTTGCAAGCATATCGTCTTTTGCTGAAgctgaaggagaagaagaacaaaaagaagaaatcaaAGTTAATGAACATCGTCATGAAGTTGAGAAAAGTGAAAAGGAAGATGAGGAATACTTGCCCGGAATGGCTCAGGCCTTTCATATATCTTCAAGCACTGCTTCTGCTATAGGTATATGCATAGCATTTATGGCTCTAAGTCTTCCACTGTTCATGAAGTCTTTGGGGCAGGGTTTGTCCCTGAAGACCAAGCTGTTATCCTATGTAACCCTGCTATCTGGGTTTTACATGGCTTGGAACATTGGAGCCAATGATGTGGCCAATGCTATGGGGACCTCGGTGGGTTCAGGGGCGTTGACACTTCGGCAGGCTGTGTTGACAGCTGCGGTGTTGGAGTTCTCTGGGGCATTGTCGATGGGCACACATGTGACAAGTACAATGCAGAAAGGTATTCTTGTTGCTACTATGTTTCAAGGAAAGGATACTCTACTTTTCGCTGGCTTGCTGTCTTCTTTGGCTGCTGCTGGTACTTGGTTACAGGTACATCGATATAATTGTGGTTTTTAAAGTATGTTACTATGTTTTGCAATTTAGTTTTGAAGTTCTGTTGGTTGGTAATTACTTTCTTTCTGGGATGATACATGGCTATCACCAACCAAACATGGCAATGGAAATTAAGTTAATCCAATGCTTATCACCAACCAAACATGGCAATGGAAATTAAGTTAATCCAATGCTATATTTTCAGGCTATAAATACTTATAAACGATTATGGGAGTCTAATGTCTACAGTATATGATTGTAAACACATAACtacattgaatttaatttttattggaaatgTAGTACTTTTCATGTTTCATTGGTCAATGCAACTATATTTGAATTTAACTGAAAAATCTAATGTATGAACCTAAATTTTATCCTAGTAATCAGATTATATTTGTCGAAATCATTGATAGTGCTTGCAATCGTGCAGTCATGCTATATCATATTAGTATCTTGTTCAAATAAGTATGATATATGGTATTAGGTGGTTGAAATTCTATCGTATATTAGTATTTTGTTCATTACAATTCCCTggattgttgttgtttatgttaATCGTTAGATGCTTATTAACAGTTTGGTTAGGTTGATTCTGTCTTTGGCCATTTCGTTTGCTCTTAACTTAATGGAACTAATCACTCAACGAGACAGAAAgtgaatataataatataatatcaatAAGTCTTTGTGGATATGGCACAGATCTAAATGGGGACAAAAGCTATGCGTGACTAAGaacattttgtaataaaaaaactGTTCTCTATGGGATTAAACACAGTAGTTGAATACTAGGAATCCGTTTCTATTTATGTGTGCGCACAGGAGTTTATTATACTGAAGGTAGAATGTGGTGCTAGTCTTCCAGCTATGTCTGAAATTCCTTAAATGAGCATTTGCTTTCAATttccatatataaatatataaaaaaaatgtatctacCTTCAAAGATATTTGGatcttaagaatataaagtTTCTTTAGTAACAGACTAAAATAGTTTACAATTTCTTTCGTCTGAGGGCattgcatttatttttagtgtactatttataggcaaagACCATAGAAAGAAGCATCCTGATACTAAGATGCATTTTTCTTCCCTTGAAATCATCAGCATGAAAAATTCCTTGAGATCTACATCTGAAGATAGACGGGAATAACAATGAAATTTGGTTAAATGATCTAAACAAGTTGCTTAGTACAGCTTGTTTTTCTTAGCAAGATATGTCCCTATTCAAAATTTTTCCAAGAGTACTAGGAGTTTCATAATCTCATCGTGGCCTTGCAAGTCACTATTTTGGATATGATTGCATGTATGATATCTCCAAAGCTGCATGTATGATATCTCCAAAGCTGCATGTATGATATCTTTaagaaatggagaaaaaagaaaatatatcttTTAACTTTATGAAatagaatataattttcaaCATTCAACACTGGCATTTGTACCAGAGACTACGGCTTTGAATAACATTCTACTAAATTCTTGATTAAACTTGTATTTCCTTTCTATAGTTCCTTTTCCATAGAATATCCAGAACTAATGGTACCGAAGGAGGATGAATATCCTAAAATTTCATGATAAATAGTTATTGGAACTGCAATAATAGTCAATCGCTTCCTGACTCACAAAACATTCAAAAATTTGTACATTTCAGCATTACTCACTAGATCAACATAGAGACTTCTCTAAATTAGAAAATTTACTCTTAGGTGTACTTGCTTGTCAGGTCACATGGGATATGCTAGATACGGCTTCTCTTTAGTTTTACAGTTGAACTATAGTCTttgatttataattatttatcgGGTGTTATGCAGGTTGCATCATATTACGGATGGCCGGTCTCAACCACGCATTGTATAGTAGGATCGATGGTCGGATTTGGACTTGCATATGGAGGAGTTGGTGCCGTTTTCTGGAGTTCACTGGCAAGGGTGATTTCTTCATGGGTGATCTCACCGATAATGGGAGCACTGGTGTCATTTCTTGTCTACAAATGCATCCGTAGGGTATGTTCTCAATCTCTGGGACTTTAATAATAAGAAAGCTCACAGCCTTACATCCTATGTGGATTTACCTTGACTAACCTGCTTACAGCGCTTTTGTAAGGCAGCATAAATCCTGCTCCTTAGTTTGCTGACTTTGAAACCTTGAGTCATTTTAGGCATTGTATGGAGATACTTtgtcaacaacaaaaaaattatatatcaaatGACAAGAGGCTTGAATCTTAAGactcctaaaaaaaatcataatccaTAAGCATTGTGGGTGACTTGTTGTACCTTATGCTTCCTCGTTATTACTTTCAACAAGCGGCACAAGCCAAACATAAAGAAGCTACTGCTTAATCATAAAGTATGTATAAGCAGCTATTAGCTTTCATTGAAACATGAGTAATTGAcaaatggcctgtttggatgtttaaaaaaggagggggagtagagtagagggaaggggagtaattcaattaccttatttgggagttttttaaggaaggagggggaggggtttggaagggtttgaaggggtttcaactacctccaaccccctcatttttaattcccccaaattgaagagatttggagggagagtagagcacataaaattattgataaagtaaattacctaatttacccttattatatttataaaattacaatgttaaaaacaagagaaagggctaattactcccttcccccttactaattataaaaacatccaaacaaggtagaGGGTAATCAttttcctctactctcctccccactactcccctcccctctactcccctctactctcctccctctctaaactcccaaacaggccaaaAATGATTACATTCTTACAATCctaatttcttttccagtttGTGTACAGTGCTCCAAATCCAGGACAAGCTGCAGCTGCAGCTGCACCAGTTGCTGTGTTTGCTGGTGTAACTGGAATCTCTTTTGCAGCCTTCCCGCTTAGCAAGAGCTTGCCTTTGGCAACGACTCAGGCTTTAGCCTTCGGAACTGCTGGGGCAGTCCTTGTAAACAGGATTATCCGAAAACAGCTAGGCCATCTCCTTCTTCAGCCAACTACATCACTA comes from Castanea sativa cultivar Marrone di Chiusa Pesio chromosome 3, ASM4071231v1 and encodes:
- the LOC142626885 gene encoding inorganic phosphate transporter 2-1, chloroplastic; translation: MTPSYCLSSTRNTTTSGGAAFFLHNSHLYLPKHRSLLVPNHETQLPKRETLFLKPQVLSPKSCFPTLRLKNSKFIHPFASISSFAEAEGEEEQKEEIKVNEHRHEVEKSEKEDEEYLPGMAQAFHISSSTASAIGICIAFMALSLPLFMKSLGQGLSLKTKLLSYVTLLSGFYMAWNIGANDVANAMGTSVGSGALTLRQAVLTAAVLEFSGALSMGTHVTSTMQKGILVATMFQGKDTLLFAGLLSSLAAAGTWLQVASYYGWPVSTTHCIVGSMVGFGLAYGGVGAVFWSSLARVISSWVISPIMGALVSFLVYKCIRRFVYSAPNPGQAAAAAAPVAVFAGVTGISFAAFPLSKSLPLATTQALAFGTAGAVLVNRIIRKQLGHLLLQPTTSLAEPKEGTVPSKNIGFLSDIAGPKGTQLEIVYGVFGYMQILSACFMSFAHGGNDVSNAIGPLAAALSILQGGASGTEIVIPLDVLAWGGFGIVAGLAMWGYRVIATIGKKITELTPTRGFAAEFAAASVVLFASKLGLPISATHTLVGAVMGVGFARGLNSVRTETVREIVVSWAVTIPVGATLSVLYTWILTKLLSYIL